A portion of the Tiliqua scincoides isolate rTilSci1 chromosome 3, rTilSci1.hap2, whole genome shotgun sequence genome contains these proteins:
- the TSC22D1 gene encoding TSC22 domain family protein 1 isoform X1, whose translation MHQPDSAADTSARKMAHPAMLPRRGSSSSTASSNVVPALPVGSSSSSSSSLEDHPPPLLVQPPPPAAASSSSSPGPQPPPPQSLTLLSQSQSQPLAQVGAQMKKKSGFQITSVTPAQISASLSSNNSIAEDTESYDDLDESHTEDLSSSEILDVSLSRATDLGEPERSSSEETLNNFQEAESPGAVSPNQPRLPQQQHPSLPHAPQQQSMVINGSVHPAHGHHYHHHHHHHHHGPHHAPHSGMGGTATPGGPPASPSFRKLSTTGSSDGVITAAMPVSAASSTGTPVAAIVSHFRTTGTPGVTYTSGATSSTLSSVVCGSPSVASSVPSHVNVNLSNVASTGSVNALSGASGSVNVAVLSGAGNGTSASSSAVNNASNPVAASSQFHPAASTSRFRVVKLDSSSEPFKKGRWTCTEFYDKENSGIVTEGIAVNKAVDTLKQNPLEATSERESTSGSSVSSNVSTLSHYTESVGSGEMGAPTVVQQQAFQGVSSQQMDFSSTGPQPVPAPSIPQSISQSQLAQVQFHPQDVNYPPQKPGVQAPSSASLTTTSAPVNIIGVHQQPAMPTVAQQQVPYAQSAPPVQTVPIVPQQQQLQYGQGQVQHPPPQQIPMQMAPGHAKPVSQNSVSGPVPDYLQHQPMLQTPAPMQSGPTVVGTGTPVPVAQAPNMQPSVQAHLAGAPSQPVAHAQTTMPTIGTSAPMMNVGQQGNVPSMMQQPPVANQIAPSVMLQSAAAPPPSQVVPPVPVGIIQPGPQTSTSSLPQPLVIAPQSTLLPTQAAESVVQGVASQQLPAVSPVPPATAVPVPCNSAANVSLASTKNVAQSGVQNGNLVQNIPQPPLMSTSINLPGVQNVPQQMSLNPTQFSAQSLAQSVTNRGEDARRSTEPTLIGLSQPIGGEGGIGASLTISDVSSSMASSLFPLKVLPLTTQLIDGEDESSSGASVVAIDNKIEQAMDLVKSHLMYAVREEVEVLKEQIKELVEKNNQLEQENTLLKTLASPEQLAQFQAQLQTSSSPASSQPQGTTQPSQPASQGSGSSA comes from the coding sequence ATGCACCAGCCTGACTCAGCTGCAGACACCAGTGCGAGGAAGATGGCGCACCCAGCGATGCTTCCTcgaaggggcagcagcagcagcaccgccaGCAGCAACGTCGTGCCGGCTCTGCCAGtcggaagcagcagcagcagcagcagcagcctggaagaTCATCCACCACCCTTGCTCGTCCAGCCGCCGCCTCCTGCCGCAGCATCATCTTCCTCCTCTCCCGGGCCGCAGCCCCCTCCTCCGCAGAGCCTTACTCTCCTCTCTCAGTCGCAGTCGCAGCCCCTCGCCCAGGTGGGGGCTCAGATGAAGAAGAAGAGCGGCTTCCAGATCACCAGCGTGACCCCTGCCCAAATCTCTGCTAGCCTCAGCTCCAACAACAGCATCGCGGAGGACACCGAGAGCTACGATGACCTGGATGAATCCCACACGGAGGACTTGTCGTCTTCAGAGATCTTGGACGTTTCCTTATCCAGGGCCACTGACTTGGGGGAGCCTGAGCGGAGCTCCTCTGAAGAGACTCTGAATAACTTCCAAGAGGCTGAGAGTCCAGGGGCCGTGTCTCCCAACCAGCCTCgccttccccagcagcagcacccttCTTTGCCACATGCCCCCCAGCAGCAGAGCATGGTGATCAATGGGAGCGTTCACCCTGCTCATGGACACCattaccaccaccatcaccaccatcatcaccaCGGGCCTCACCATGCACCACACTCTGGGATGGGTGGTACAGCGACCCCTGGAGGACCTCCAGCCAGTCCATCATTTAGAAAACTGTCTACTACTGGAAGCTCTGATGGCGTTATAACGGCTGCCATGCCAGTTTCTGCTGCATCATCCACTGGTACTCCTGTGGCTGCTATTGTGTCTCACTTCCGCACTACTGGTACACCTGGGGTCACTTATACCAGTGGTGCTACCAGCAGCACGTTAAGCAGTGTGGTTTGTGGGAGCCCTAGTGTGGCGAGCAGTGTGCCTAGTCATGTTAACGTGAATTTAAGTAACGTTGCAAGTACTGGTAGTGTAAATGCTTTATCAGGAGCTAGTGGCAGTGTTAACGTAGCTGTCTTGAGTGGGGCTGGCAATGGCACGAGTGCTTCCTCTAGTGCTGTCAACAATGCAAGTAATCCAGTTGCTGCATCTAGTCAGTTTCACCCTGCAGCCAGTACATCAAGGTTTAGAGTTGTTAAATTGGATTCCAGTTCAGAGCCTTTTAAAAAGGGGAGATGGACATGCACAGAGTTCTATGACAAAGAGAACTCTGGCATAGTTACAGAAGGAATAGCAGTAAATAAAGCAGTAGACACCCTAAAACAAAACCCCCTTGAAGCTACTTCTGAAAGGGAGAGCACCAGTGGGAGTTCGGTTAGCAGCAATGTAAGCACACTGAGTCACTATACGGAAAGCGTGGGAAGTGGGGAGATGGGAGCACCTACTGTGGTGCAGCAGCAAGCATTTCAGGGAGTGAGTTCTCAGCAGATGGATTTCAGCAGCACTGGCCCTCAACCTGTGCCTGCACCTAGTATACCACAGAGCATTTCGCAGTCACAGCTTGCTCAAGTTCAGTTTCATCCTCAAGATGTTAATTACCCTCCACAAAAACCAGGTGTCCAGGCTCCTTCCTCAGCCAGCCTAACCACAACTTCTGCTCCAGTGAATATAATAGGTGTTCATCAACAACCTGCCATGCCAACTGTGGCTCAGCAGCAGGTACCATATGCCCAATCAGCACCACCTGTGCAGACTGTTCCAATTGTGCCACAACAGCAGCAGTTGCAATATGGGCAAGGACAGGTGCAGCACCCACCACCGCAACAGATTCCTATGCAGATGGCACCAGGGCATGCTAAACCAGTCAGTCAAAATTCTGTCTCTGGGCCTGTGCCAGATTACCTACAACATCAGCCAATGCTTCAGACTCCAGCTCCTATGCAGTCTGGTCCTACAGTGGTGGGAACAGGGACGCCTGTGCCTGTTGCTCAGGCACCAAATATGCAACCTTCTGTACAAGCACACTTGGCAGGGGCACCCTCTCAGCCTGTTGCACATGCCCAAACCACAATGCCAACCATAGGAACTAGTGCTCCAATGATGAATGTTGGACAGCAAGGAAATGTACCTTCTATGATGCAGCAGCCACCTGTTGCAAACCAAATTGCCCCTTCTGTGATGCTGCaaagtgctgctgctcctccacctTCCCAGGTGGTGCCACCTGTTCCTGTTGGGATTATTCAGCCTGGGCCACAAACCAGCACATCAAGCCTTCCTCAACCCTTGGTTATTGCTCCACAGAGTACTTTGTTACCAACGCAAGCAGCAGAATCTGTTGTTCAAGGAGTGGCTAGTCAGCAATTGCCTGCTGTTAGCCCTGTGCCACCTGCTACTGCAGTTCCTGTTCCATGCAATTCTGCTGCAAATGTGAGCTTGGCTTCCACCAAGAATGTAGCACAATCAGGTGTGCAAAATGGGAACTTGGTCCAAAACATCCCCCAGCCTCCTTTGATGTCCACTAGCATCAATTTGCCTGGAGTTCAGAATGTGCCACAACAGATGTCCCTGAACCCTACCCAGTTCTCTGCACAATCCCTTGCTCAGTCAGTGACAAACCGAGGTGAAGATGCCAGGCGCTCTACAGAACCTACCTTGATTGGCTTATCCCAACCCATCGGTGGTGAAGGTGGTATTGGAGCATCCTTGACCATTTCAGATGTGAGCAGCAGCATGGCTTCATCCCTTTTCCCCCTGAAGGTACTGCCACTGACAACACAGCTCATTGATGGTGAGGACGAGAG